CTCGTTTTGTTAAGACAAACCAAGGGACCACGATCTCCGGCCCGTTCCATCTAACGGGAGGAAGTTTTTCGCTAAAAGACTGTCCGGACCTTGTTCCGATCATGGCAGTAGCAGCTTTATTCGCCAAGGGAAAAACACGTCTTTACGATATTGGCCACGCCCGCGTTAAAGAATCAGACCGGATCAGCGATTTGCGCAAGGAGCTCCTTAAAATCGGCGCAAATGTCAAAGAAAAAAGAAACGAACTTATTGTCGTTCCAAGACCTTGTTATAAAAGCAATATTTCCGTGAACCCTCATCATGATCATCGTCTGGCCATGGCTTTTAGTGTTTTGGGATTAAAATTAGGCGCGAACATAAAAGACATTGAGTGTACGGCGAAGTCTTATCCTGATTTTGTTAAAGACTTAGCAAAATTAGGAGCGCGAATTTCTAAAGTTAAAAATCGTTGACAGGGATTTTATTTTCCGATATGATTGCTGTTAATACAAGGAAATCATAATGTTACAAAAAATCATAAAACTCTGCAAAAAAGCTATCAATTATGTCCTAGGCCTTTTTTCCAATGATATTGGGATCGATTTAGGAACGGCGACAACCTTGGTTTACGTGAAAGGGGAAGGTGTTGTTCTTTGCGAACCTTCTGTTGTGGCCATTCAAAAAGAGACCAATCGCGTTGTTGCCGTCGGGGAAGAAGCCAAACGGATGCTAGGGCGTACTCCCGGCAATATTGTTGCTATTCGTCCCATGAAAGATGGTGTTATTTCTGATTTTGAAATCACCGAAGCGATGCTGCGTTATTTTATTAAAAAAGTCCACCGTCGACGGGTTTTAGTCCGTCCAGCGATGGTTATTGCTATCCCCTCTGGCATTACGGAGGTCGAAAAACGTGCGGTGAGAGATTCTGCTGAGCGTGCAGGTGCCCGGTCGGTTGACTTGATCGAAGAACCTAAAGCAGCAGCCGTTGGTGTCGGCCTTCCGGTGGAAGAACCGGCGGGAAATATGATCGTCGACATTGGCGGCGGTACGACGGAATTTGCCGTTATTTCTTTGGGCGGGATTGTTTATGCAAAATCTATTCGTATCGCGGGCGATGAAATGGACATGGCTGTTATTGAATACTTAAGAAAAACTTACAACTTGATGATAGGTGAACGTACGGCTGAAGAAATTAAAATCCGTATTGGTTCAGCTTATCCGCTGGATGAAGAATTAAGCATGGATGTGCGCGGCCGGGATTTGATCGCTGGGTTGCCGAAAACCGTTACCATTACTTCTGTAGAAGTTCGTGAAGCGCTCAAGGAACCTGTGCAGGCGATTGTCGATGGAACAAAGGCGACGCTTGAACGTACGCCGCCGGAGTTGGCATCAGATTTGATCGATCGAGGCATTGTGATGGCGGGCGGAGGATCGCTTTTACGCGGCATTGATAAATTGCTTGCCGAAGAAACAGGTTTGCCTGTTCATATTGCCGATGATCCTTTAACAGCGGTTGTTTTAGGAACGGGCCACACGCTTAATATGCCGGCTCGTTTGCGCAGGCAGTTGGTTGTCCCTACAAAATTGGATTTCTAAATTTCCCTAACGTGTGTTCAAACGAAATAAAAAGTATTTAGTTTATCTGCTCGTTTTAATCCTTCCGGCCCTCTTTTTACTATCTCAACAAACGGCATTTTCGTCTTTTAAGCTTGGCATCGTTCAGAGCAATTCTTTGCCGGTGCGCATTATTCTGCTGCCTCTTTTGGAGCTTAAAAAGATCGTCTTTTATCATGCGACATATAATGAGTATACTCGTCTTAAAAATCAAGTTGATGCTCTAAAAAGCAAATTATCTCGTCAGGAAGAAATATTCCGTGAGAATGCCCGCCTTAAAGAACTTTTAGATTTCAAGAAAAATACGACCATCAATTTGATCGCCGCGGATGTGATCGCTCGTGACCCGTCGGGTTGGACGTCGGCGGTTATCGTTGATAAAGGATCGAGAGAAGGCGTTCGCCAAGGGATGGCTGTTGTCGGTGCTTCCGGGATCATTGGCAGAATTGTTGAAGTCGGGAAAAAAGCAAGCAAAGTGATGCTTCTAAACGATCCGGGTTTTAGCGTTGCGGCTGTGATCGAACGAAGCCGGGAGGCCGGTTTGATCACGGGGACTTTGCAAGGTGTTTGCCGCATGCGCTATCTTTCGCCTCAAGCAGACATTAAAGTAGGCGACCGGGTCATCACATCTAAGTTAAGTTCTATTTTTCCGGAGGGTTTGCCGATCGGTGAGGTGATCAGTGTCCAAGAAAGTCAAAGTAGCCCCACGCTGGAATGTTTTGTAAAGCCTATCGCTTCTCCCTCTCAGATCGAAGAAGTTCTTATTAAGAAATAATTCTGATGAAAAAACGAAACAATCTGGCAGTTAGAAAGATTTTTATTATTGCGGCAATATCCATTGTTTTCTTTGTTGCCGAATCTATTTTATTTTATTTTTTCAGATCTTGGGTTAAACCAAATCTGCTGATCCTGTTGGTTATTTTCTTTAATATGCACCAAGGGATCCGTTATGCTTTGGTGGCGGCAGTTTGCGCGGGGGTTTTAAAAGACAGTTTTAGCGGAAGTCTTTTTGGCTTATATCTTTTTTCATTTGTCGCGTGCGCTTATTTGATGGTTGCGCTAAAGAAATATCTTTTTGGAATGGAATTTAAATTTTCAACAACACTGATGACATCCGTCATGATCATTGTTAATGCGGTGATGGTTTTTCTCCTTCAGTCGTCTTATTATACGGTCGATGCGCGTGAAGCATTGATCTATATTGTGTTACCGGAGGTCATCATAACCTTGCTTATTTTTTCCTTTATTTTTGAGAAACTAAAAAAATGCGCTTTAAAATTTTCCGTATAATTGTCCGATTTGGTTTTATTGCGATCGTTTTCGGGCTGGTCCAAACCCAGATCGTTCAAGGAGATTATTATCATGCCCTGAGCATGAACAATCGTATCCGCGTTGTTCCTATTGAAGGGCGTCGAGGCCGTATTCTTGACCGCAACGGAGTTGTTATCGCGGACAATCGCGCCTCATTTGATGTGATGATCATTCCGCAGGAAATTCGCGACCGTGAAGAATTATTCGCCCATTTAAGCAACACGTTAGCGATTCCCAAAGAAAAACTTTTAAAGAGATTTGTGCAGAAAAAACTTGCCCCGTTCGCTCCGGTCGTTATTGCCGAAGATATTAATAAAGACCAGGCGATTGTTCTTGAGGAAAATAAGTTCCGTTTCCCGGCTGTTGTTGTCCAGGCTAATTCAAAACGCTTTTATCCGTTCGCTCAAACTAACGCGCATCTTTTAGGTTATGTTGGGAAAATTGATAGCTCTCAGATGACCGAGCTTAAAGAATACGGTTATACGATGCAAAGCATTGTCGGGAAAACCGGCATAGAACAATATTATGACCGATATTTAAAAGGCGAAGGGGGAGGTTTGCAAATCGAGGTCAATAATCTTGGCCGGCAAGTTAGGCTTTTGGGGTTAAAAGAGCCTATGAGCGGACAAGATATTGCTTTAACCGTTGACCAAAGAGTCCAGCAGGCGGCCATTGATTCTTTAACCGGCCGAAGAGGAGCTGTCGTGGTCATGGATTTGGATACGAGCGAGATCATTGCTATGGTAAGCTCGCCTTCATTTGATCCGAATAATTTTGTCCGGGGAGAAAATCTGTCAGATTATTTTAAGAATTCGAACGTGCCTCTTTTAAATCGCGCCACGAATGGCCAATATCCCGCAGGGTCGGTTTTTAAGATCATTGATACGATTGCCGGCTTGGAAACCGGAAAGATCAACGCGCATACTTCTTTCAGCTGTCCGGGATTTTATCAATTGGGAAGAAGGAGATTCCATTGTTTGCACGTTCACGGGCTTCAGGATCTCATGCAGGGCTTGGCGCATTCGTGCAACGTCTATTTTTATAATGTCGGAAATATTTTAGGGTCAGAAATAATGGCGCAGTACGCCCGGATGTTCGGGTTAGGAACGGCGACCGGCGTTGATGTTTTCTCGGAAGCCTCGGGATTAATTCCCTCGCGCAAAGGAAAAGGAGACGCGTTAAATTTAGCTATCGGGCAAGGGGAACTTTTGGTCACTCCCATTCAACTTACGTGTATGATATCGCGCGTGGCGAATAGCGGTAAAGAACCCCAGCCGCATTTTATTAGATCTATTAATTCGATGGATGTGGAGCTTAAATCTTTAACGGCGCGCCCGGTTCATTTGAAAGACAAGACATTTGAAATTACAAAGGCAGCCCTTCGAGATGTTGTTAAAAGTGAAACGGGAACCGCCCGGGTTTTGAACATTAAAGACTTGGAAGTTTCCGGAAAGACAGGAACAGCGCAGTCATCCGGCGGGCGCGCTTCACATGCCTGGTTTGTAGGATTTTGCCGGTCAGAGAAAGCCAACATCGCTTTTTGTGTTTTTCTTGAGCATGGCGGAACAAGTTATTACGCGTGCGAGGCAACGAAAGAATTATTACTGCGCATGAAAGAACAAAATATTTTGTAATCAAGGAACTATGTTAAATGCAACGTCAGCTTGAAAGAACAATTTGGATCGCTACCATTGGAATTATGGCCGCGGGACTCGTGACGCTTTATAGTGCTTCACAATTTAGCGTCCGCGTAACGCATAAGATCTTTTATGATCAGCTTTTTATGGCGCTCATAGGATTAGCGCTGATGTTTTTCTTAAGCCGGTTTGATTATAAGAGATTTTTTGACGGGGCTAATCTTTTATATTGGGTAACGGCTGTTCTTTTGGTATTGGTTCTAGTTCTAGGAAGAAATATTTTGGGGGCGAAACGGTGGATCGAATTTGGTGGCATTAATTTTCAACCGTCCGAATTAGCTAAATTTTCTCTCATTCTTATTTTGGCCCGGTATTTCAGTCAGCGAAAAAATTCCTTTTCTTCTTCGTCGCGTGGTCTATGGGAAACATTATTCCAAGATCTATTCTCTCCGTTATTTTTAACGCTTGTTTTAGTTTTGTTAATTTTTAAGCAACCGGATCTTGGCACGGCGATATCGCTTTTCTTTATATTCCTGGTGATGCTTTTTTTAAGCGGAATACGCTATCGTTATTTTCTATCATTTGTTGCCCTTATCTTAGCCGTCATGCCGTTTTTCTGGCATATTTTAAAACCTTATCAAAAAGATAGGCTTCTGGTTTTCCTAAATCCCAACATCGATCCTTTGGGCGCCGGATATACCATTATTCAATCTAAGATCGCTGTTGGTTCAGGAGGGCTGTTGGGAAAAGGCTGGTTGTCCGGGACACAAAACCAGCTCAACTTTCTGCCCGAGCGCCACACGGATTTTATTTTCTCAGTTGTCGGGGAAGAATGGGGGCTCGCGGGAAGCCTGTTGGTGGCATTTCTTTTCTTTGTTCTGGTTAATTGCTCTTTTCGGATCATTCAAAATACGAAAGACCGTTTTGGGTTTTTGGCAGGTGTTGGCATTGTCAGTATTATCGCTTTTCAAGTTGTTATTAACATCGGAATGGTTTTAGGGTTATGTCCGGTGGTGGGCATTACTTTGCCTCTGGTGAGCTATGGGCGTTCATCGTTTATGGTATTTGTTGTTATGATCGGATTTTTATTAAGCTTAAACAAAAAACGGATGATGTTTTAGCTTTTAAAATAATCTTTTATTTCTCCATTCGCCAGAAACATTAGCTACAATTACTTAGGGAAGCGGTTGACAAATAATTGCTACCCAAGTTAGAATTATAAATATTAATACTAGAAGCGGGAAGCGAGAGGTGACCTGTGAAGGATTTTCTTAGAAAGATATCTTTTCATTCTCAGGGCTTGCGGCGCAAGCTGGCCATTGCCTTTGGGTTGATCTTTGTCGCTATTTTAGTTTTACTGAATTATCTCTTTCCGCACTTCTCGTTTTTTGCCGCGAAGGCCAACGTCCATCTTGTCTTGGCCATCGTTTTTATTATCGTCATTTTAGGATTTGTTACGGTGATGCAGATCATTGAACCGGTAATCAAGATCAGCACCGAAGCAAAAAGAATCGCAGAAGGTGATTTTGACCATACGATCAAGCTTATTCGAGATGATGAATTAGGGCAGCTGGGAGACTCCTTGAACCGTATGACCGTGCGCATTAAAGAAAACATGGAAGAATTGCAAGTTTTTAGCCAAAAGACAGAGACGATCAACTCGGAGATCAATAAACGGATCTTAGCGCTTTCAAGTTTGCTTCAGATCAGTAATCTTATTTCACAAAATGCGAAATTAGAGGAGATCATCGAACTTGGCGTTGACCGGTGTTTAGCATCGGGAGAAATGACATTGGGGTGTTTGATCTTGAAGGATAGAAAAACCGGGGAATTTTCTGCTTATTCTTTACGCGGCACGAAAAGCAAGGAGGTGATCGATCAAGGGTTAAAAGAGTTTAAGATTAAGCCCAATGAAGGATTTTTGGGAAAAATAATCTTAAAACACGAATCTGTTGTTGTTGACCGGGATACTCGCAGTAATGCGGATCTTGAGGAATTCCGTAAAAGATTTCTTATAAAAAATGGCGTTATTGTCCCTATTTCTTCTCGGGGAAATGTATTTGGCCTTCTTATCGTCGGTAATGAAGCGGATGATTTTTTCTGTATGCCGACCGATCTGGAATTGCTGGATCTTTTAGCCAAGCAGATCTCTATTGCGATCGAGAATGATCTTCTAGCGACGCGGGTTGAGAAATTAGAGGTTATTGACAACCTCACGGGGCTCTATAACCAGGTGTTTGTCAAAGACCGTTTAGATGAGGAAATAAAACGCGCGATCCGTTTTCAGAGGCCGTGTGCTTTTGTTTTGTTATCGATCGATCGATTTGAAGAATATCGCAGCGCGTTTGGGCATATCGCGGGAGAGGGT
The nucleotide sequence above comes from Candidatus Omnitrophota bacterium. Encoded proteins:
- a CDS encoding rod shape-determining protein; the protein is MLQKIIKLCKKAINYVLGLFSNDIGIDLGTATTLVYVKGEGVVLCEPSVVAIQKETNRVVAVGEEAKRMLGRTPGNIVAIRPMKDGVISDFEITEAMLRYFIKKVHRRRVLVRPAMVIAIPSGITEVEKRAVRDSAERAGARSVDLIEEPKAAAVGVGLPVEEPAGNMIVDIGGGTTEFAVISLGGIVYAKSIRIAGDEMDMAVIEYLRKTYNLMIGERTAEEIKIRIGSAYPLDEELSMDVRGRDLIAGLPKTVTITSVEVREALKEPVQAIVDGTKATLERTPPELASDLIDRGIVMAGGGSLLRGIDKLLAEETGLPVHIADDPLTAVVLGTGHTLNMPARLRRQLVVPTKLDF
- the mreD gene encoding rod shape-determining protein MreD — its product is MKKRNNLAVRKIFIIAAISIVFFVAESILFYFFRSWVKPNLLILLVIFFNMHQGIRYALVAAVCAGVLKDSFSGSLFGLYLFSFVACAYLMVALKKYLFGMEFKFSTTLMTSVMIIVNAVMVFLLQSSYYTVDAREALIYIVLPEVIITLLIFSFIFEKLKKCALKFSV
- the rodA gene encoding rod shape-determining protein RodA; the encoded protein is MQRQLERTIWIATIGIMAAGLVTLYSASQFSVRVTHKIFYDQLFMALIGLALMFFLSRFDYKRFFDGANLLYWVTAVLLVLVLVLGRNILGAKRWIEFGGINFQPSELAKFSLILILARYFSQRKNSFSSSSRGLWETLFQDLFSPLFLTLVLVLLIFKQPDLGTAISLFFIFLVMLFLSGIRYRYFLSFVALILAVMPFFWHILKPYQKDRLLVFLNPNIDPLGAGYTIIQSKIAVGSGGLLGKGWLSGTQNQLNFLPERHTDFIFSVVGEEWGLAGSLLVAFLFFVLVNCSFRIIQNTKDRFGFLAGVGIVSIIAFQVVINIGMVLGLCPVVGITLPLVSYGRSSFMVFVVMIGFLLSLNKKRMMF
- the mrdA gene encoding penicillin-binding protein 2, with protein sequence MRFKIFRIIVRFGFIAIVFGLVQTQIVQGDYYHALSMNNRIRVVPIEGRRGRILDRNGVVIADNRASFDVMIIPQEIRDREELFAHLSNTLAIPKEKLLKRFVQKKLAPFAPVVIAEDINKDQAIVLEENKFRFPAVVVQANSKRFYPFAQTNAHLLGYVGKIDSSQMTELKEYGYTMQSIVGKTGIEQYYDRYLKGEGGGLQIEVNNLGRQVRLLGLKEPMSGQDIALTVDQRVQQAAIDSLTGRRGAVVVMDLDTSEIIAMVSSPSFDPNNFVRGENLSDYFKNSNVPLLNRATNGQYPAGSVFKIIDTIAGLETGKINAHTSFSCPGFYQLGRRRFHCLHVHGLQDLMQGLAHSCNVYFYNVGNILGSEIMAQYARMFGLGTATGVDVFSEASGLIPSRKGKGDALNLAIGQGELLVTPIQLTCMISRVANSGKEPQPHFIRSINSMDVELKSLTARPVHLKDKTFEITKAALRDVVKSETGTARVLNIKDLEVSGKTGTAQSSGGRASHAWFVGFCRSEKANIAFCVFLEHGGTSYYACEATKELLLRMKEQNIL
- a CDS encoding diguanylate cyclase, coding for MKDFLRKISFHSQGLRRKLAIAFGLIFVAILVLLNYLFPHFSFFAAKANVHLVLAIVFIIVILGFVTVMQIIEPVIKISTEAKRIAEGDFDHTIKLIRDDELGQLGDSLNRMTVRIKENMEELQVFSQKTETINSEINKRILALSSLLQISNLISQNAKLEEIIELGVDRCLASGEMTLGCLILKDRKTGEFSAYSLRGTKSKEVIDQGLKEFKIKPNEGFLGKIILKHESVVVDRDTRSNADLEEFRKRFLIKNGVIVPISSRGNVFGLLIVGNEADDFFCMPTDLELLDLLAKQISIAIENDLLATRVEKLEVIDNLTGLYNQVFVKDRLDEEIKRAIRFQRPCAFVLLSIDRFEEYRSAFGHIAGEGILIQMAAILRENISEVDKAARFGDYEFALILPEKNKRQAIEIADAIRRRVEFLFSEQGDFRKRLTCIGAVTENPVDGVVAEELILKARNILQAMKKENGNNRIAHKT
- the mreC gene encoding rod shape-determining protein MreC — encoded protein: MFKRNKKYLVYLLVLILPALFLLSQQTAFSSFKLGIVQSNSLPVRIILLPLLELKKIVFYHATYNEYTRLKNQVDALKSKLSRQEEIFRENARLKELLDFKKNTTINLIAADVIARDPSGWTSAVIVDKGSREGVRQGMAVVGASGIIGRIVEVGKKASKVMLLNDPGFSVAAVIERSREAGLITGTLQGVCRMRYLSPQADIKVGDRVITSKLSSIFPEGLPIGEVISVQESQSSPTLECFVKPIASPSQIEEVLIKK